A genomic window from Fibrobacterota bacterium includes:
- a CDS encoding leucine-rich repeat domain-containing protein yields MNLEDRLILRRLLNQGFQLDLHVDFEAGISQGRVVGLSLVAAPALALPRYLAELDELQSLSIDGKGFLRQVPAGIWKMPLLDRLSLANFQSLDSIVIRSADPHAIKRLSVAHCGLAKLPPQFRRLENLERLSVGGNRLGRQSANDEKWLTRFAPSWKLEQALEAPWEAFPEIPREVFVAKSAFDSMSNALGRIRSSRGDLNPKLRKRLPELIDVGKIEKKRPLYHVKRDGFEGCDDGGDNYRHFFDGAVVYGADASQTVLLSSGEWSVLRRKIPKGSDTSTVIKHLGAPYAKEEGYLLYYFQDSLPEIDSGRMYALFRFIEGRLVAVEVEVLTVEC; encoded by the coding sequence GTGAACCTCGAAGATCGCCTGATTCTGAGAAGACTCCTGAATCAGGGGTTCCAGCTGGATCTGCATGTGGATTTCGAAGCCGGCATCAGCCAGGGGCGGGTTGTGGGGCTGTCTCTGGTCGCAGCTCCGGCATTGGCCCTTCCGCGATACCTCGCCGAGCTCGATGAACTTCAATCGCTTAGCATCGACGGAAAGGGATTCCTTCGGCAAGTCCCGGCAGGAATCTGGAAAATGCCCCTGCTGGATCGCCTTTCCCTGGCAAACTTCCAATCCCTGGATTCGATCGTGATCCGATCAGCCGATCCCCACGCGATCAAGCGTCTTTCGGTTGCCCACTGCGGCCTTGCGAAGCTTCCTCCGCAGTTTCGAAGGCTGGAAAACCTGGAAAGACTGAGTGTGGGAGGAAACAGGCTGGGGAGGCAATCGGCCAACGACGAAAAATGGCTAACGCGATTTGCTCCAAGCTGGAAATTGGAGCAGGCCCTGGAAGCGCCATGGGAGGCGTTTCCGGAGATCCCTCGCGAGGTGTTTGTCGCGAAATCCGCTTTTGATTCGATGAGCAATGCGTTAGGGCGCATCAGGAGCTCTCGAGGAGATCTGAATCCGAAGCTTCGGAAGCGACTTCCAGAATTGATCGATGTTGGAAAGATCGAGAAGAAGCGGCCTCTTTACCATGTGAAGCGCGACGGATTCGAAGGTTGCGATGATGGAGGAGACAATTACCGTCATTTTTTCGATGGTGCAGTGGTCTATGGCGCGGATGCGTCTCAAACAGTTCTGCTTTCCTCCGGCGAATGGTCGGTGCTTCGTCGAAAGATTCCCAAAGGATCAGACACATCCACAGTCATCAAGCATCTGGGAGCACCATACGCGAAGGAAGAGGGTTATTTGCTTTACTACTTCCAGGACTCGCTCCCGGAAATCGATAGTGGCAGGATGTACGCCTTGTTCCGGTTCATCGAGGGGCGCTTGGTCGCGGTCGAAGTGGAAGTCCTCACTGTGGAGTGTTAG